From a region of the Panicum virgatum strain AP13 chromosome 2K, P.virgatum_v5, whole genome shotgun sequence genome:
- the LOC120672453 gene encoding protein LONGIFOLIA 1-like isoform X1, with translation MPAKYLGALAEDRRPDFHRQVGCVTGILQAFDRRHPLASSHKRLLPPTADHALSSSPSVGGDCTRFSPQIVLEKNSSKTWAENQRAPAAEMLQTSYSSSPSLSFSSLDGNKLTQQDLSSTDRMLFPERSFKCSPMLKSSFDSENGLDYHDDVLIKPDNMTAAESSLPTLGIKNLVKDSIYKDSRDLSVRVCNGDEVKDHPFNFGDPPKQLDGPPRNNTQGKSKGLMDINESLRVLAKLREASWAPSESCHHARLSCDAPQFSYDGKEAVSRMREVPRLSLDIKEGHLLNREVNSRSKPILSSSDRSNAALETQQEQPACKRLPSVVAKLMGLEELPEHNESTASSQTCKAVKESKQEATLNLLSISAQNESAPRQQRNQDSTIRNLPNSMFPVETAPWKQQERIVLPRKLPKGSKGVHGREPVASIFSDIEKRLKDLDFQHSNKDLRVLKQILDSMQAKGLLENKKREEASMSKLYDGNHDNQEMVNLDVKMNSNTNSIWVPEESNAESSFKSPIVIMKPTKSANLFSEVDSSAISLGGSSDLPHLQTGSSTDKRKASTINRTAKEQHAKWSPRVPTSQPLVSYDRKSNGRNEDSSNKQKSSSLLVTESSSRRQQLPRDSSINLQKNKNSTSPRLLQRKLNSERKARPPIFSAESNKSQRQSGDRNNLDTVSPRSKFRRKPVCAQEGNDGMPSGLNNRTRSLNQQGNDMSTRSDDSMCVEVDIEVISNDRSTEVNVSNIEQGNGTPSGRNPQKVKTSYDASKDVSSVDPSTAISERPSPVSVLDSSFDQEDLFPTSGTSNSFTADDERHTSEEPWKPSDTKPRESAMQSKNNKLANVASLLEKLQQLSDNKDEDAPPVDHIAFLCETESPEHRYVSEILLASGLLMKDLGSAQSGLQLHSSGYPINPDLFHVLEQRKAGWVSKPDGIHPSRSGAKSDPKRAHRKLMFDTVNELLLQKFEQETAVYSVSSFTRAKDLPTKTLSGQQLVKFLSSGIEDLEMEQSRICQKEGSVIPDAEILQRLQGWTSFHRELPGMVLEIERSIFKELVDEVVHGESADSPQMKAAGRRRRRLFA, from the exons ATGCCGGCCAAGTACCTGGGGGCGTTGGCGGAGGACAGGCGCCCCGATTTCCACCGCCAGGTGGGCTGCGTCACCGGGATCTTGCAGGCCTTCGACCGCCGCCACCCGCTCGCCTCCTCCCACAAGAGGCTCCTTCCCCCAACAG CAGACCATGCGCTGTCCAGCAGCCCAAGTGTAGGGGGAGACTGCACACGATTTTCACCTCAGATTGTCCTT GAGAAGAACTCGAGCAAAACTTGGGCTGAAAACCAGAGAGCACCAGCAGCAGAAATGTTGCAGACCTCATATTCATCGTCACCATCTTTGTCATTCTCCTCCCTTGATGGAAACAAGTTGACTCAACAGGACCTATCGTCTACTGACCGAATGCTATTTCCAGAGAGGTCTTTCAAGTGCTCGCCGATGCTCAAGAGCTCTTTTGACAGTGAGAATGGACTCGACTACCATGATGATGTGCTTATCAAGCCCGATAATATGACCGCAGCTGAATCCAGCCTGCCAACTCTTGGTATAAAAAATCTTGTGAAGGATTCAATCTACAAGGATAGCCGTGACTTGTCAGTCAGAGTTTGCAACGGGGATGAAGTAAAAGATCACCCATTCAACTTTGGAGATCCACCCAAGCAATTGGATGGGCCTCCGCGCAACAATACACAAGGAAAAAGCAAGGGTCTCATGGACATCAACGAATCGCTTCGTGTGCTAGCCAAGCTCAGGGAAGCCTCTTGggcaccatctgaatcatgCCATCATGCAAGACTTTCATGTGATGCTCCTCAGTTCTCATATGATGGGAAGGAGGCAGTATCAAGAATGAGGGAGGTACCAAGGTTGTCACTGGACATCAAGGAAGGTCACCTTTTGAATCGTGAAGTGAACTCTAGATCGAAGCCAATCTTGAGTTCTTCAGACAGAAGCAATGCAGCCCTGGAGACTCAGCAGGAACAGCCTGCCTGCAAGCGTCTTCCTAGTGTTGTTGCAAAGCTCATGGGATTGGAAGAGTTGCCTGAGCATAATGAAAGTACAGCATCATCACAGACATGCAAAGCAGTCAAAGAGAGCAAGCAAGAGGCCACACTGAATCTTTTGAGCATCTCAGCCCAGAATGAGTCCGCTCCTCGACAACAAAGGAACCAGGATTCAACAATAAGAAATTTACCCAACTCTATGTTTCCTGTTGAAACTGCACCGTGGAAGCAACAAGAAAGAATTGTCCTACCTAGAAAACTACCAAAGGGATCAAAAGGAGTCCACGGAAGAGAACCTGTTGCATCAATCTTCAGCGACATAGAGAAGCGACTGAAGGACCTTGATTTTCAACATTCGAACAAGGACCTTAGAGTGCTTAAACAGATCTTGGATTCTATGCAAGCAAAAGGACTGTTGGAAAACAAGAAACGGGAGGAAGCATCCATGTCAAAGCTATATGATGGAAACCATGATAACCAAGAGATGGTCAATCTGGATGTGAAAATGAACAGTAACACCAACTCCATATGGGTGCCTGAAGAGAGCAATGCAGAAAGCTCTTTCAAATCGCCTATTGTGATCATGAAGCCTACGAAATCTGCAAACCTTTTCAGCGAGGTGGATTCTTCTGCCATTTCATTAGGGGGTTCGTCTGATCTTCCACATCTGCAAACAGGCAGTAGCACTGATAAACGGAAAGCTTCAACGATCAATAGGACAGCTAAAGAGCAGCATGCGAAATGGAGTCCTAGAGTCCCTACTTCTCAACCCCTTGTTTCTTATGATAGGAAATCAAATGGAAGGAATGAAGATAGCAGCAACAAGCAAAAATCTAGTTCACTGCTGGTTACTGAGAGCTCATCCAGAAGACAGCAGCTGCCAAGAGACAGTAGCATAAATTTGCAAAAGAACAAAAATTCCACTAGCCCAAGGTTACTACAGAGAAAACTTAATTCAGAGCGGAAGGCTAGACCTCCTATTTTTTCTGCTGAGTCAAACAAAAGCCAAAGGCAATCTGGAGATAGGAATAATTTGGACACCGTGTCACCCCGAAGCAAATTCAGAAGGAAACCTGTGTGTGCACAAGAAGGTAATGATGGCATGCCCAGTGGATTGAATAACAGGACAAGGAGCCTGAATCAGCAGGGCAATGATATGTCCACAAGGTCAGATGACAGTATGTGTGTAGAGGTGGATATAGAAGTTATAAGCAATGACAGGTCTACAGAAGTGAATGTTTCTAACATCGAGCAAGGAAATGGAACTCCATCAGGAAGGAATCCTCAAAAAGTG AAAACCTCATATGATGCAAGCAAGGATGTGTCATCTGTAGACCCTTCCACTGCTATCTCTGAACGGCCAAGTCCAGTTTCTGTGTTGGACTCTTCATTTGATCAGGAGGATTTATTTCCTACCAGCGGGACTTCAAATTCATTTACTGCTG ATGATGAGCGCCACACATCAGAGGAACCCTGGAAACCTTCTGATACAAAGCCAAGAGAGTCTGCTATGCAATCCAAGAACAATAAGCTTGCTAATGTTGCTAGCTTGCTTGAGAAACTCCAGCAGCTTAGCGATAACAAGGATGAGGATGCCCCACCAGTTGACCACATTGCTTTCTTGTGTGAGACAGAAAGCCCAGAGCACCGTTATGTGTCTGAGATACTACTGGCCTCAGGCCTTCTGATGAAAGACCTAGGGTCAGCACAGTCAGGTCTCCAGCTCCACTCTTCTGGCTACCCAATCAACCCTGACCTGTTCCACGTGTTGGAGCAAAGAAAGGCAGGATGGGTCAGTAAACCTGATGGTATCCATCCGAGCAGAAGTGGTGCGAAGTCTGATCCGAAGAGAGCACATCGGAAGCTGATGTTCGACACTGTGAATGAGCTTCTCCTTCAGAAGTTTGAGCAGGAAACTGCAGTTTATTCAGTCAGCTCATTCACCAGAGCGAAGGATCTGCCTACAAAAACTCTTAGTGGGCAGCAACTGGTGAAATTCTTATCTTCAGGAATCGAAGACCTGGAGATGGAGCAATCACGCATCTGCCAGAAGGAAGGCAGCGTGATACCTGATGCAGAGATTCTGCAGAGGCTGCAGGGATGGACGAGCTTCCACAGGGAGCTCCCGGGGATGGTTCTGGAGATAGAGAGGTCGATATTTAAGGAGCTAGTCGACGAGGTGGTGCATGGTGAGTCTGCTGACAGCCCACAGATGAAGGCAGCAGGCAGACGGAGAAGGCGGCTCTTTGCTTGA
- the LOC120672453 gene encoding protein LONGIFOLIA 1-like isoform X2, producing the protein MPAKYLGALAEDRRPDFHRQVGCVTGILQAFDRRHPLASSHKRLLPPTDHALSSSPSVGGDCTRFSPQIVLEKNSSKTWAENQRAPAAEMLQTSYSSSPSLSFSSLDGNKLTQQDLSSTDRMLFPERSFKCSPMLKSSFDSENGLDYHDDVLIKPDNMTAAESSLPTLGIKNLVKDSIYKDSRDLSVRVCNGDEVKDHPFNFGDPPKQLDGPPRNNTQGKSKGLMDINESLRVLAKLREASWAPSESCHHARLSCDAPQFSYDGKEAVSRMREVPRLSLDIKEGHLLNREVNSRSKPILSSSDRSNAALETQQEQPACKRLPSVVAKLMGLEELPEHNESTASSQTCKAVKESKQEATLNLLSISAQNESAPRQQRNQDSTIRNLPNSMFPVETAPWKQQERIVLPRKLPKGSKGVHGREPVASIFSDIEKRLKDLDFQHSNKDLRVLKQILDSMQAKGLLENKKREEASMSKLYDGNHDNQEMVNLDVKMNSNTNSIWVPEESNAESSFKSPIVIMKPTKSANLFSEVDSSAISLGGSSDLPHLQTGSSTDKRKASTINRTAKEQHAKWSPRVPTSQPLVSYDRKSNGRNEDSSNKQKSSSLLVTESSSRRQQLPRDSSINLQKNKNSTSPRLLQRKLNSERKARPPIFSAESNKSQRQSGDRNNLDTVSPRSKFRRKPVCAQEGNDGMPSGLNNRTRSLNQQGNDMSTRSDDSMCVEVDIEVISNDRSTEVNVSNIEQGNGTPSGRNPQKVKTSYDASKDVSSVDPSTAISERPSPVSVLDSSFDQEDLFPTSGTSNSFTADDERHTSEEPWKPSDTKPRESAMQSKNNKLANVASLLEKLQQLSDNKDEDAPPVDHIAFLCETESPEHRYVSEILLASGLLMKDLGSAQSGLQLHSSGYPINPDLFHVLEQRKAGWVSKPDGIHPSRSGAKSDPKRAHRKLMFDTVNELLLQKFEQETAVYSVSSFTRAKDLPTKTLSGQQLVKFLSSGIEDLEMEQSRICQKEGSVIPDAEILQRLQGWTSFHRELPGMVLEIERSIFKELVDEVVHGESADSPQMKAAGRRRRRLFA; encoded by the exons ATGCCGGCCAAGTACCTGGGGGCGTTGGCGGAGGACAGGCGCCCCGATTTCCACCGCCAGGTGGGCTGCGTCACCGGGATCTTGCAGGCCTTCGACCGCCGCCACCCGCTCGCCTCCTCCCACAAGAGGCTCCTTCCCCCAACAG ACCATGCGCTGTCCAGCAGCCCAAGTGTAGGGGGAGACTGCACACGATTTTCACCTCAGATTGTCCTT GAGAAGAACTCGAGCAAAACTTGGGCTGAAAACCAGAGAGCACCAGCAGCAGAAATGTTGCAGACCTCATATTCATCGTCACCATCTTTGTCATTCTCCTCCCTTGATGGAAACAAGTTGACTCAACAGGACCTATCGTCTACTGACCGAATGCTATTTCCAGAGAGGTCTTTCAAGTGCTCGCCGATGCTCAAGAGCTCTTTTGACAGTGAGAATGGACTCGACTACCATGATGATGTGCTTATCAAGCCCGATAATATGACCGCAGCTGAATCCAGCCTGCCAACTCTTGGTATAAAAAATCTTGTGAAGGATTCAATCTACAAGGATAGCCGTGACTTGTCAGTCAGAGTTTGCAACGGGGATGAAGTAAAAGATCACCCATTCAACTTTGGAGATCCACCCAAGCAATTGGATGGGCCTCCGCGCAACAATACACAAGGAAAAAGCAAGGGTCTCATGGACATCAACGAATCGCTTCGTGTGCTAGCCAAGCTCAGGGAAGCCTCTTGggcaccatctgaatcatgCCATCATGCAAGACTTTCATGTGATGCTCCTCAGTTCTCATATGATGGGAAGGAGGCAGTATCAAGAATGAGGGAGGTACCAAGGTTGTCACTGGACATCAAGGAAGGTCACCTTTTGAATCGTGAAGTGAACTCTAGATCGAAGCCAATCTTGAGTTCTTCAGACAGAAGCAATGCAGCCCTGGAGACTCAGCAGGAACAGCCTGCCTGCAAGCGTCTTCCTAGTGTTGTTGCAAAGCTCATGGGATTGGAAGAGTTGCCTGAGCATAATGAAAGTACAGCATCATCACAGACATGCAAAGCAGTCAAAGAGAGCAAGCAAGAGGCCACACTGAATCTTTTGAGCATCTCAGCCCAGAATGAGTCCGCTCCTCGACAACAAAGGAACCAGGATTCAACAATAAGAAATTTACCCAACTCTATGTTTCCTGTTGAAACTGCACCGTGGAAGCAACAAGAAAGAATTGTCCTACCTAGAAAACTACCAAAGGGATCAAAAGGAGTCCACGGAAGAGAACCTGTTGCATCAATCTTCAGCGACATAGAGAAGCGACTGAAGGACCTTGATTTTCAACATTCGAACAAGGACCTTAGAGTGCTTAAACAGATCTTGGATTCTATGCAAGCAAAAGGACTGTTGGAAAACAAGAAACGGGAGGAAGCATCCATGTCAAAGCTATATGATGGAAACCATGATAACCAAGAGATGGTCAATCTGGATGTGAAAATGAACAGTAACACCAACTCCATATGGGTGCCTGAAGAGAGCAATGCAGAAAGCTCTTTCAAATCGCCTATTGTGATCATGAAGCCTACGAAATCTGCAAACCTTTTCAGCGAGGTGGATTCTTCTGCCATTTCATTAGGGGGTTCGTCTGATCTTCCACATCTGCAAACAGGCAGTAGCACTGATAAACGGAAAGCTTCAACGATCAATAGGACAGCTAAAGAGCAGCATGCGAAATGGAGTCCTAGAGTCCCTACTTCTCAACCCCTTGTTTCTTATGATAGGAAATCAAATGGAAGGAATGAAGATAGCAGCAACAAGCAAAAATCTAGTTCACTGCTGGTTACTGAGAGCTCATCCAGAAGACAGCAGCTGCCAAGAGACAGTAGCATAAATTTGCAAAAGAACAAAAATTCCACTAGCCCAAGGTTACTACAGAGAAAACTTAATTCAGAGCGGAAGGCTAGACCTCCTATTTTTTCTGCTGAGTCAAACAAAAGCCAAAGGCAATCTGGAGATAGGAATAATTTGGACACCGTGTCACCCCGAAGCAAATTCAGAAGGAAACCTGTGTGTGCACAAGAAGGTAATGATGGCATGCCCAGTGGATTGAATAACAGGACAAGGAGCCTGAATCAGCAGGGCAATGATATGTCCACAAGGTCAGATGACAGTATGTGTGTAGAGGTGGATATAGAAGTTATAAGCAATGACAGGTCTACAGAAGTGAATGTTTCTAACATCGAGCAAGGAAATGGAACTCCATCAGGAAGGAATCCTCAAAAAGTG AAAACCTCATATGATGCAAGCAAGGATGTGTCATCTGTAGACCCTTCCACTGCTATCTCTGAACGGCCAAGTCCAGTTTCTGTGTTGGACTCTTCATTTGATCAGGAGGATTTATTTCCTACCAGCGGGACTTCAAATTCATTTACTGCTG ATGATGAGCGCCACACATCAGAGGAACCCTGGAAACCTTCTGATACAAAGCCAAGAGAGTCTGCTATGCAATCCAAGAACAATAAGCTTGCTAATGTTGCTAGCTTGCTTGAGAAACTCCAGCAGCTTAGCGATAACAAGGATGAGGATGCCCCACCAGTTGACCACATTGCTTTCTTGTGTGAGACAGAAAGCCCAGAGCACCGTTATGTGTCTGAGATACTACTGGCCTCAGGCCTTCTGATGAAAGACCTAGGGTCAGCACAGTCAGGTCTCCAGCTCCACTCTTCTGGCTACCCAATCAACCCTGACCTGTTCCACGTGTTGGAGCAAAGAAAGGCAGGATGGGTCAGTAAACCTGATGGTATCCATCCGAGCAGAAGTGGTGCGAAGTCTGATCCGAAGAGAGCACATCGGAAGCTGATGTTCGACACTGTGAATGAGCTTCTCCTTCAGAAGTTTGAGCAGGAAACTGCAGTTTATTCAGTCAGCTCATTCACCAGAGCGAAGGATCTGCCTACAAAAACTCTTAGTGGGCAGCAACTGGTGAAATTCTTATCTTCAGGAATCGAAGACCTGGAGATGGAGCAATCACGCATCTGCCAGAAGGAAGGCAGCGTGATACCTGATGCAGAGATTCTGCAGAGGCTGCAGGGATGGACGAGCTTCCACAGGGAGCTCCCGGGGATGGTTCTGGAGATAGAGAGGTCGATATTTAAGGAGCTAGTCGACGAGGTGGTGCATGGTGAGTCTGCTGACAGCCCACAGATGAAGGCAGCAGGCAGACGGAGAAGGCGGCTCTTTGCTTGA